One Solanum lycopersicum chromosome 2, SLM_r2.1 genomic region harbors:
- the LOC101248733 gene encoding leucine-rich repeat receptor-like serine/threonine-protein kinase BAM1-like precursor has product MRLLFFLLLLMHFTDFSAGKQPRLPEYQALLALKTAITDDPQLTLASWNISTSHCTWNGVTCDTHRHVTSLDISGFNLTGTLPPEVGNLRFLQNLSVAVNQFTGPVPVEISFIPNLSYLNLSNNIFGMEFPSQLTRLRNLQVLDLYNNNMTGELPVEVYQMTKLRHLHLGGNFFSGRIPPEYGRFPSLEYLAVSGNALVGEIPPEIGNIATLQQLYVGYYNTFTGGIPPAIGNLSQLLRFDAANCGLSGKIPPEIGKLQNLDTLFLQVNSLSGSLTPEIGYLKSLKSLDLSNNMFSGEIPPTFAELKNITLVNLFRNKLYGSIPEFIEDLPELEVLQLWENNFTGSIPQGLGTKSKLKTLDLSSNKLTGNLPPNMCSGNNLQTIITLGNFLFGPIPESLGRCESLNRIRMGENYLNGSIPKGLLSLPHLSQVELQNNILTGTFPDISSKSNSLGQIILSNNRLTGPLPPSIGNFAVAQKLLLDGNKFSGRIPAEIGKLQQLSKIDFSHNNLSGPIAPEISQCKLLTYVDLSRNQLSGEIPTEITGMRILNYLNLSRNHLVGSIPAPISSMQSLTSVDFSYNNFSGLVPGTGQFSYFNYTSFLGNPDLCGPYLGPCKEGVVDGVSQPHQRGALTPSMKLLLVIGLLVCSIVFAVAAIIKARSLKKASEARAWKLTAFQRLDFTCDDILDSLKEDNVIGKGGAGIVYKGVMPSGEHVAVKRLPAMSRGSSHDHGFNAEIQTLGRIRHRHIVRLLGFCSNHETNLLVYEYMPNGSLGEMLHGKKGGHLHWDTRYKIALESAKGLCYLHHDCSPLILHRDVKSNNILLDSSFEAHVADFGLAKFLQDSGTSECMSAIAGSYGYIAPEYAYTLKVDEKSDVYSFGVVLLELVSGKKPVGEFGDGVDIVQWVRKMTDGKKDGVLKILDPRLSTVPLNEVMHVFYVALLCVEEQAVERPTMREVVQILTELPKPPGAKSDDSTVTDQSPPSASALESPTSIPGDTKDHHQPTPQSPPPDLLSI; this is encoded by the exons ATgcgtcttcttttttttcttcttcttcttatgcATTTTACTGACTTTTCTGCCGGTAAACAACCACGCTTACCGGAATACCAGGCTTTGCTTGCCCTGAAAACTGCCATTACCGATGACCCGCAGTTAACTCTTGCCTCATGGAACATCTCCACCAGTCACTGTACGTGGAATGGTGTCACGTGCGACACGCATCGTCACGTGACCTCTCTTGATATTTCTGGGTTTAATCTTACCGGTACTCTTCCGCCGGAAGTTGGAAATCTTCGTTTCTTACAAAATTTGTCTGTTGCTGTTAACCAGTTTACTGGACCTGTACCTGTTGAAATCTCCTTTATTCCAAATCTGAGTTACCTTAATCTTTCTAATAACATATTCGGGATGGAATTCCCTTCGCAGTTAACACGTCTGCGTAACCTCCAAGTCCTTGACCTTTACAACAACAATATGACCGGTGAACTTCCCGTTGAGGTGTATCAGATGACTAAACTTCGACATCTACACCTAGGCGGGAACTTTTTCAGTGGCCGCATTCCTCCGGAGTATGGAAGATTCCCGTCTCTAGAGTACCTTGCAGTTTCAGGCAATGCATTGGTAGGAGAGATACCACCGGAGATTGGAAACATCGCTACACTTCAGCAGTTGTATGTAGGATACTACAATACCTTCACCGGTGGGATTCCACCGGCAATAGGGAACTTATCGCAGCTCCTTCGGTTTGATGCTGCTAACTGTGGACTTTCGGGGAAGATTCCACCGGAGATTGGGAAGCTTCAGAACCTTGATACCCTCTTCCTGCAAGTGAATTCTCTATCTGGATCTTTAACTCCGGAGATAGGTTATCTGAAGAGCTTGAAATCTTTGGATCTGTCGAATAACATGTTCTCTGGCGAGATACCGCCGACATTTGCGGAGCTTAAGAATATCACTCTTGTTAATCTTTTCCGGAATAAGCTTTATGGGTCAATACCAGAGTTCATAGAGGACTTGCCGGAACTAGAGGTGTTGCAACTTTGGGAAAATAACTTTACTGGAAGCATTCCTCAGGGGTTAGGCACAAAGAGCAAGCTCAAAACTCTTGATCTCAGTTCCAATAAATTAACGGGAAATTTACCCCCAAACATGTGCTCCGGTAACAATCTGCAGACAATTATCACTCTAGGGAACTTCTTGTTTGGCCCAATTCCTGAATCTTTGGGTAGGTGTGAATCACTTAATCGTATTAGAATGGGAGAAAATTATCTGAATGGGTCTATTCCAAAAGGGCTCTTAAGCTTGCCACATCTGTCACAAGTTGAACTTCAGAATAATATTCTCACTGGTACATTTCCTGATATTTCTTCCAAATCTAACAGTCTTGGCCAGATTATCCTTTCAAATAATCGCTTAACTGGACCTTTGCCACCAAGCATTGGAAACTTTGCTGTAGCCCAAAAATTGCTTCTTGATGGGAACAAATTTTCGGGACGAATTCCAGCTGAAATAGGAAAGCTTCAACAGCTATCCAAAATTGATTTCAGTCATAACAACTTGTCTGGACCCATTGCTCCGGAGATTAGCCAGTGCAAGTTGCTGACTTATGTTGATCTCAGCAGGAACCAACTTTCGGGTGAGATTCCTACTGAGATCACAGGTATGAGAATACTCAACTACTTGAATTTATCGCGAAACCACTTAGTTGGGAGTATTCCTGCCCCTATTTCTAGTATGCAGAGTTTAACTTCTGTTGATTTCTCGTATAACAACTTTTCTGGTTTAGTTCCTGGAACCGGGCAATTTAGTTATTTCAATTACACCTCATTTCTAGGCAATCCAGATCTTTGCGGACCCTATTTGGGCCCTTGCAAAGAGGGCGTTGTTGATGGGGTTAGTCAACCTCACCAACGAGGAGCCTTAACGCCTTCGATGAAGCTTTTACTTGTTATAGGTTTGCTTGTCTGTTCTATTGTGTTTGCTGTTGCTGCAATTATAAAGGCCCGATCTTTAAAGAAGGCAAGTGAAGCTCGTGCCTGGAAGCTAACTGCTTTTCAGCGCCTGGATTTTACTTGTGATGATATTTTGGATAGCTTGAAGGAGGATAACGTTATTGGAAAAGGAGGTGCTGGTATTGTCTACAAGGGGGTAATGCCTAGCGGGGAACATGTAGCGGTTAAGAGGTTGCCAGCTATGAGCAGGGGTTCCTCTCATGATCATGGGTTCAATGCAGAGATACAGACTCTTGGGAGGATCCGACACAGGCACATTGTTAGATTATTAGGGTTTTGCTCGAATCATGAGACAAATCTTTTGGTTTACGAGTACATGCCTAATGGAAGTCTTGGGGAAATGCTTCATGGCAAGAAAGGCGGTCATTTACATTGGGATACCAGGTATAAGATTGCCTTGGAGTCTGCTAAGGGTCTTTGCTATCTCCATCACGATTGCTCTCCTTTGATCCTCCATCGTGATGTGAAATCAAACAACATTCTGCTGGACTCCAGCTTTGAAGCTCATGTTGCTGATTTTGGACTTGCTAAGTTCTTGCAAGATTCAGGGACATCAGAATGCATGTCTGCTATTGCTGGTTCTTATGGGTACATTGCTCCAG AATATGCTTACACACTTAAGGTTGATGAGAAGAGTGATGTATATAGCTTCGGTGTGGTGCTACTAGAACTGGTAAGTGGCAAAAAACCAGTTGGAGAATTTGGTGATGGTGTTGACATAGTCCAATGGGTTAGGAAAATGACTGATGGGAAAAAGGATGGAGTTCTCAAGATCCTTGACCCAAGACTCTCAACGGTTCCCCTTAATGAGGTGATGCATGTCTTCTATGTCGCATTGTTGTGTGTCGAAGAGCAGGCTGTGGAACGTCCCACCATGCGAGAGGTAGTGCAAATACTAACGGAACTTCCCAAGCCACCAGGTGCAAAATCAGATGACTCAACCGTCACTGATCAGTCGCCCCCATCAGCCTCTGCATTAGAGTCCCCAACCTCAATTCCCGGGGACACAAAAGACCATCATCAACCAACACCTCAATCACCTCCACCTGACCTACTCAGTATCTAA